In Mycobacterium stomatepiae, the following are encoded in one genomic region:
- a CDS encoding DUF3060 domain-containing protein, translated as MKQTYYGLAPPPRRIPVAFRLAELLPFRWRYVWTLFVVAIAPVALWIQLPKAFAAAAVLTLAGIYAVHLLGARVRIGLLQWGRVATVTGTEILSCATRFNARLPMAHGWTVTRGRVSGPNIKTKVSYTLDDHQGELVVHGREYTDGVILADERDPTRARCVTAFAYDLDRDESGNWAGTLRPRLRAGMACWLGLVIGWLVLAGLTVTGIRTDLATDDLPTKVPGAGTLQVSGSGTAKTIPCNGGYLSVSGVDNTITVTGHCTSVSVAGKGNRVTIDSTDAISTAGTDNVVTYHWGSPNVANTGRSNTVGQG; from the coding sequence ATGAAACAGACGTATTACGGCCTCGCGCCGCCGCCGCGCAGAATTCCGGTCGCCTTCCGGCTGGCCGAGCTGCTGCCGTTTCGCTGGCGGTACGTCTGGACACTGTTCGTGGTCGCGATCGCACCCGTCGCGCTATGGATCCAACTGCCCAAGGCGTTCGCCGCGGCGGCGGTACTCACGCTGGCCGGGATCTACGCCGTGCACCTGCTGGGCGCGCGGGTGCGAATCGGACTGCTCCAGTGGGGCCGGGTCGCAACCGTCACCGGAACTGAAATACTTTCGTGTGCAACGCGTTTCAATGCCCGACTACCGATGGCGCACGGCTGGACGGTCACGCGCGGGCGCGTCAGCGGCCCCAACATCAAGACGAAGGTGTCCTACACGCTCGACGATCACCAGGGAGAGCTCGTGGTGCACGGGCGGGAATACACCGACGGGGTGATCCTGGCCGACGAGCGCGATCCCACCCGGGCGCGGTGCGTGACCGCCTTCGCCTATGACCTCGACCGCGACGAGAGCGGCAACTGGGCCGGCACGCTGCGGCCTCGGCTGCGGGCGGGGATGGCCTGCTGGTTGGGTCTCGTGATCGGCTGGCTGGTCCTGGCCGGTCTGACGGTGACCGGGATCCGCACCGACCTCGCGACCGACGACCTGCCCACCAAGGTCCCCGGCGCGGGCACCTTGCAGGTCAGCGGGTCCGGCACCGCAAAGACAATCCCCTGCAACGGCGGCTATCTGTCGGTGAGCGGGGTGGACAACACGATCACCGTCACGGGTCACTGCACCAGTGTCAGCGTCGCCGGCAAGGGGAATCGCGTGACGATCGACAGCACGGACGCGATCAGCACCGCGGGCACGGACAACGTCGTCACCTACCACTGGGGTTCGCCGAACGTCGCCAACACCGGAAGGTCGAACACCGTCGGGCAGGGCTGA
- a CDS encoding FAD-binding oxidoreductase: MGLEDSEALRVLRDALAPDDPVAGSELVHRFYTHWFALDVAVRDLFPPEMEAQRTAFGHALHWVYVQLVEQRAAEPVAFFAQLGRDHRKYGVLPSHYESCRRALYTTLRTQLGRHWTDAVDEAATESLNLITGVMAGAADAEEGPAWWDGTVIEHQRVSRDLAVVRLRLDRPMHYHPGQYVNVQIPQCPRRWRFLSPSIPAEPDGGIEFHVRQVPGGLVSTAIVNESRMGDRWRLSSPHGGLQVDRTGADVLMVAGSTGLAPLRSLIMDLSRFAENPRVHLFFGARYRCELYDLPTLWHVAAHNPWLSVSPVSEYNSDPAWAADYPDVTPPRGLHVHQIGQLPDVVTKYGGWGDRQILVCGGPKMVQATKAALIAKGAPPERIQHDPLSR; the protein is encoded by the coding sequence GTGGGCTTAGAGGACTCCGAGGCGTTGCGGGTGCTGCGCGACGCCCTCGCACCGGACGACCCGGTCGCCGGCAGCGAACTCGTCCATCGCTTCTACACGCACTGGTTCGCCCTCGACGTCGCGGTGCGCGACCTGTTCCCGCCCGAAATGGAAGCTCAGCGAACCGCTTTCGGTCACGCCCTGCACTGGGTCTACGTCCAGCTGGTGGAGCAGCGCGCTGCCGAGCCGGTAGCATTTTTCGCCCAGCTTGGCCGGGATCACCGTAAATACGGTGTGCTGCCAAGTCATTACGAGTCCTGCCGGCGCGCGTTGTACACCACGCTGCGCACCCAGTTGGGCCGGCACTGGACCGACGCCGTCGACGAGGCCGCCACTGAGTCGCTCAACCTGATCACCGGGGTGATGGCCGGCGCCGCCGATGCCGAAGAGGGACCCGCCTGGTGGGACGGCACCGTTATCGAGCACCAACGGGTGTCCCGCGACCTCGCGGTGGTTCGGCTGCGACTGGACCGGCCGATGCACTACCACCCCGGTCAGTACGTCAACGTCCAGATCCCGCAATGCCCGCGACGGTGGCGCTTCCTGAGCCCGTCCATTCCGGCCGAGCCCGACGGCGGGATCGAGTTTCACGTCCGCCAGGTCCCCGGCGGCCTGGTCAGCACCGCGATCGTCAACGAAAGCCGAATGGGCGACCGATGGCGGTTGTCCAGCCCGCATGGTGGCCTGCAGGTGGACCGCACCGGCGCCGACGTGCTGATGGTGGCCGGCAGCACCGGTTTGGCGCCGCTGCGGTCGCTGATCATGGACCTGTCCCGCTTCGCGGAGAACCCACGAGTGCACCTCTTCTTCGGCGCGCGCTACCGTTGTGAGCTCTACGACCTGCCGACGCTGTGGCACGTCGCCGCGCACAACCCCTGGCTGTCGGTCTCGCCGGTGTCCGAATACAACAGCGACCCCGCCTGGGCCGCCGACTACCCGGACGTCACGCCACCGCGCGGGCTGCACGTCCACCAGATCGGTCAGTTGCCGGACGTGGTAACCAAATACGGCGGTTGGGGCGACCGGCAGATCCTCGTCTGCGGCGGGCCGAAGATGGTCCAGGCGACCAAGGCCGCGCTGATCGCCAAAGGCGCCCCACCGGAGCGCATTCAGCACGACCCGTTGAGCCGTTAG